AGAATCGCCTTCAACTCCTCTAATATTATTTTTTTGGTCCCGGTCATGGAAAAATCGTTTACCCAAAGATAGGTAATTCTAAAAACAGAATCAACAGCAGACCTATTTCTGCGGAGATAAGGGAGTGGAACGTAGATCCAGATTTATCGGGGGTGGCAGAAAAGCTGGAAGTCCGGAGACCGGAGCCCGAAGTTGTGCGGCTGCCATATATAGCCTTAACTCCTCCGTGTAACCCAGTGAAGCAAAAAAGCCGGAAGTGCGAAGTTGCATAATAATCTATTGCTAGATGAGGAATTGGCGCAGGCCGTTCCAAAAAGATATGCCTTTTTGTTTCTCCAAACCGAATTGTTGCCCTTGTGGCAGCGGTTCGGTTTTTTAGGTAGCTATTGATGGTTTTGGAATAAATAAAAGAGAGCACCATTAAAATTGGCGCTCTCCCTAGAGTGTTATGCCGCTTGCTGCGGATGTTTACGATATCTTATTGCATCCAATATGTCTAATAATGCATCTTTCGTTACGGTGCTACCTTTGGAAAAGTGGTAAGGCTGCTCTTCAATGTGCAGTTTTTTTAGTATTTCCTTAGTGACCTGATGCTTTAATAGGTTTTTAGGTGCATTGGGCTCTAGTGAATAATATACATCTCTGAGTCCTTTCCTAGTTACAGTACCTCCTTTAGATAGATATAAATTATTAGGTTGTATGTGTAACTCGCTGGTAATCTCTTTAAATACTTTTTGTTTGTCCATGATAAATAATTATTTGTATTATTATTCTAATTTCAAAATTCCATTAACCGATGATGTTCGCTGGCAGATATAACGACTATTACTAGTGTCGACATGGTTCTGTTACTATTTTTTTGTCAAAAACACCCTTGGGAGCCAACCCCGTAGTCTTTAAACCCTAAGCCAAGGTTTAAATTGATGTTGTTTTTTGGCCTTCACCTCCTTTTTTTTTTCTGGAGTGGCGGTGCAAGATGTATGCCAAATGTTTTATTGTCAGTATTGTAAGGGAACGGAAGAGCGTTTCTTCGCTTAATTTTATTTGTATTGACATGAATACGCCTATATGGATGTTAAGCCATTCTGACCTGTTGTGTTGGCAGTTATTCTGTAAATTTGACAGTTGAAGTTTTGGTTGGTAATGCTGCGATGGCAGAAAAAACATTTGAATTGAAGTTCACTTTAATCTTGACTCTAAAGTGAGAGTTGGCTCCGTTGTAAGTAGGGAGTACCCTTTGAAATAGGTGGATGAACTTTTGCGCTAGGTTTTTGGCTTTTTGGTGTAGGTGACAGTAAATAATAGGAGGCAGAGTGGGGCAATGGCAGATTCATTCTCCCTTTTACCTCCGTCGTTCCACCTGTTTGGCTAGTCGGCTTAACTTTTTAGTAAGTTGACCTACCTTCCTACCTAGGATGTCCTCACTTTAAGCGAGGATATTCTCACTTTTAGTTAGGATGCTTTAGCATCTTACCTCAAACGGGCTCACTTTAAGTGAGGATTTTCTTACCTTTTACCTAGAACGTTCTCCATCTCTGCTTGGCATACGAGCCTCGAAATTAGCCCTGCGACCCTAAATGAGATAACTGTTTCCCATAGAAGTAGGTGGAGGAACCGTTGAGGTAGGCGTATGGGCTCTTTGGGGTAGGTGATATGAAGTTGAGGAGAGAATGACGGGCTTAATTTTTTTGTTGATTGAAGATAGTATAAGACTTTTGGAATGGTTAATCTCAGTTTAAATAGGAAGGTCATGTGTGATTATCTATTATCTTAATGATTTATTCATTGCCTCTAATATACTTTCCCTAGTTCGCTTTATTCCAATCTTTTTATCATTATCTGTTAGTTCTTTAAAAAATTTCTGGGTGTAAGATTCATCAGGGTATTCGCCAAATCGTTTTTTAAAAGCTTCCCTATAGAATCTTTTCCAAAATGAAAAATCTAATTCAACAATTAGGCAAACAATATTCTTGATAATTTGATGAACTTGCTCTGTCCCTAAAAATCCAACTTTAAATAAGGATTCATTGTAATTCAAAAGTTGCTCTTGATTTATCATATTGGTAATCCCAAAAAACTTTTGTGGTACACTTCTTAAATGTTCTTTCTTCTCATATAACAAAATTACATAGTCATTAATTATGAAACTGAATGGTTTTTTATATTTTAATTTAAATAGCACTGGCATTTCTGTTGGGTGTTCTGTTTTTTCTAATTTGATAATAATCAATGGTAAACTAACAATTTTAGATCTTAATTTTTCCATATTTTCTGTAGTTTTTTTTAAATCTAATTCTAATGTATCATTTAGTAATTTTCTTAATTTGTTTTCCAGATTTACGGTTAATTTAAAATCAACTGATTTCGATACTGAGATTCTCCAAACGAGTGAATAAAAAAATAAACGAATAATTAAATTGTCTTTTAATTCTTTGCAATTATTAAATTTATTAGCCTCGTTTTTAATTTTTTCTTTATTTAGATTGTTGTGTACTTTGTTTAAGAATGCATCTTCAATTGTTTTAAGCCTTTTCTCACAAGTTTTGCAAAAGATATTGTCTTCAACAAACATATTTTTTTGCGTATCTTTTTCACTTTCATGTAATTCTCTACCAATATTTTGCTCTATTTTTTCAGGAGGTACACTTCTACCAAAATATGGAAAGTTGAAAGGCTCATTGTCAATCTTGTAAATTATTTCATAATCTCTTCCTCTTCTTTCATTGTCAAATGCAGAAGCAATCAACCAAGCGGTTAACAAATGAGAGCCAGTCTCATTAGCTCCTGTTATGTTGCAAAGTTTACAACTTGGTAATGAATCTGGCATATCAAAAAAAGTATTGTATCTAATTCGTTTATATGTTTGAATTGTAGCTGTTACCCTAAATCAAAATTAATCTTTTTTTCAACTTTTCTAATTTTATTGTTGCACTACCTAAGCATATAAACACTTATAGCAGCAAAAATGCTGCTATAAGTTGTATTCATTAGACTTGTATTCTTCGTCTATCCGAATAATATCTGTGAAATTACAGTTACCTCCTAAAGACCCAGCAACAGCTTATCCGGTCGCCGTCCGCCCAGCAGCATCTGTTCGGGGTTTTCCAGCATCTGCTTAACGTTTACCAGAAATTCCACCGAGTCCTTGCCGTCGATAACGCGGTGGTCGTAGCTGAGGGCAATGTACATCATGGGCCTGATCTCCACCTTACCATTCACCGCCATGGGGCGTTCAACAATGTTGTGCATACCCAAAATGCCCGACTGTGGTGGGTTAATAATGGGGGTACTCATCATGGAGCCGTATATGCCTCCGTTGGTTATGGTGAAGGTTCCGCCCGTCATCTCCTCCAGAGTAATTTTTCCCGAACGGGCGCGGTCGGCCAGCTCGGCTATCCGATGTTCAATGTCGGCAATAGATAGGGTTTCGGCATTGCGAACCACCGGAACCATAAGCCCTTTAGGGGTTTGAACGGCAATGGCAATGTCGTAGTATCGAGGGGTAACAATCTCCTCACCGTCAATCATGGAGTTTACGGAAGGGTGCTGCTTAAGCGCCTCCACCACCGCCTTGGTGAAGAACGACATAAAGCCCAGCTTCACGCCAAACTTCTCCAGAAACTCCTTACCGTAGGTTTTACGCAGCTCCATCACCTGGCTCATGTCCACCTCGTTGAAGGTGGTGAGCATGGCTGTTTCATTCTTTACGGTCACCAGCCGTTGTGCCAGCTTGCGGCGGAGGGAGCTCATTCGGTTCCTATCCTCCTCGCGGGTGGCTTCCAGTGGTTGGGAAATAATGGTGTTTACTGTCTGGCTCAAACCCGATTTGGCCAGATCTACCTCGTGCTTGCCAATGCGCTTTAAACCGTTAATAATGTCTTTTACAGAAAGGCCTTCCTCCTCCATCACCTTGCGGGCAACCGGTGAGATTTTAACCTTGGATTCGGTGCTAGTTACCGGCTCCGAGGCAACTTTTGGCTCTACTTTTTTCTCGGGTGTTGCCGCTGGCTCTGCCTTTGGGGCAGGTGCAGCAGGCTTCACTGCGGGTGTGGTTCCGGCTGCCTCAGTGTCGATGGTGCAGGCAACGCTTCCCACCTTAATTGGCGTATTGGGCTTTGCTAAAATTTTGAGTTTTCCACCTTCTGCAGCAAGAAGGGGTAGGGTAGCCTTATCGCTCTCCACCTCCGCAATCTCCTGATCTTTCTCTACTGCCGCACCGTCCTCAACGAGCCAGCTGGCAATCTCCACCTCGGTGATGCTTTCGCCTGGACTGGGAATTTTTATCTCTACAACCATTATTTTGGATGATTAGAAGTTTTTACTTTGAAAGTTACAGGTGACGAGTTACAAAGTTACCCGTAACTTGTTACCTGTTACTCGTCATTCTTTCTCAAATATAACGTCTCTTTCTACCTTAACGTTCTTTCGGGCACTGCCAACCTTGCACTGCAAGCCGCAATACTTGTTCTTGAGTTCGCAATCGCATTTTCGGAAAACCTTTCCAATGATCTCCTCCTGCTCCAGAAAATGCAGCTTGCTCAGCCCTACAGCCGGACTACCGCTGGCTTGTCGGGTCACCGGTTTTATTTCTAGCCTAGGCAGTTGGCTATTTACAAAGTTCCAAGCACCCATGTTTTCCGGCTCCTCCTGAACCCACAAATACTGTATGGCGTTGGGGTAGCTGGCGAGCGCATTTAGCACCTGCTCCTTTGGGAATGGGTATAGCTGTTCAATCCTTATAATTGCAATGTCACGAGCTTCGTGCTGTTCCTTACGGGCAAGCAGATCGTAGTATATTTTGCCGGAGCAGAGGACCACGCGAAGCACGGATTCTGGGTCGGTGTTGGGGTCGTTAATTACCTCCTGAAATGCTCCAGTGCTAAGGTCGTGCATGGTAGACACGCACTTGGGATGTCGGAGCAGGCTCTTGGGCGTTAGCACCACCAGTGGTAGCGTAAACTCACGCTTCACCTGTCGGCGGAGAAGGTGGAACATATTGGCAGGAGTGGTTGGATTCACCACCTGCATGTTGTTGTGAGCACAGAGGGTTAAGAATCGCTCGAGTCTTGCGCTGGAGTGCTCCGGTCCTTGTCCTTCGTAGCCGTGGGGCAATAGTAAGGTAAGCCCGTTGAGGAGCCCCCACTTATCTTCTGCCGAGCTAATATACTGGTCGATAATTGGCTGTGCCACGTTATAGAAATCGCCAAACTGTGCCTCCCAGATGGTAAGACCGTTGGGAGAGCCTAGTGCATAGCCATACTCAAATCCCATTACTCCATATTCGGAGAGGTGTGAGTTGTATACGTGCACTGGCGCTTGGTTGTCGGCGATATGCTGTAGGGGAAAGTATTTCTCATCGGAGTCCTCCACGTTGAAGGCGGCATGGCGGTGGGAAAACGTTCCTCGCTCGGAGTCCTGACCGCTGAGACGAACGGGGTGTCCTTCGGCTGCGATGCTGGCATAGGCCAGCAGCTCTCCAATGGCCCAGTCGAGCTTGTTATTTTCCACCATCTGCTTGCGGTCGTCCAGCAACTTGGCCAATTTTTTAAAGAATGGCTTGCCATCGGGCAGCGTGTTTATTTTGCTGAAAAGTGCATGAAGGGTTTTTAACGGAACACCGGTGGTGGGAGAGGTGTTGAAGTCGGTGGCAACGGAGTGCCGGAATCCTTTCCAATCTTCCTCCAGAAAATGCTTAATTGTAACCTTCTTGAATGTTTTTGCCAACTCCAACTTGGCGTCCAAATCGTCATCATACTCCTTTTGAATCAGCTTCGCTTCATCGGCATTTATAATGCCCTCCTTCATTAGAAAGTTAGCGTAGATATCGCGAGGGTTGAGATGCTTGGCAATGGCGTCGTAGAGCGTAGGCTGGGTAAAACGAGGTTCGTCACCCTCGTTGTGGCCATACTTCCGGTAGCAGAGAATGTCGATAAATACATCGGTGTGGAATGTTTGTCTGTATTCAACCGCTAGTTTTATTGTATGGATAAGCGCTTCGGGATCGTCGCCGTTAACGTGAAAAACTGGCGACTGGGTTACCTTGGCTACATCGGTGCAGTAGGTGCTGCTGCGTGCATCGAGGTAGTTGGTGGTAAAGCCCACCTGATTGTTGATTACCAGATGGATGGTGCCACCAGTTGTGTAGCCTTTTAAATGGCTCATTTGAATGGTTTCGTACACCACACCTTGACCTGCCATAGCTGCATCACCATGAATAATGATGGGGGCAACCTTGTTAAAGTCTTTGCCGTAGCGGTGGTCGATTCGGGCACGGGCAATTCCTTCTGCCACCGGACCAACCATCTCCAAGTGCGACGGGTTGGGCAGCATGCTCAGGAAAACTTCTTTTCCCTTATCGGTGGTGATTTTGTTGTCGTAGCCGAGGTGGTATTTCACATCGCCGAGGGCAATGTTCTCGTCGTATCGCTCCCCCATAAATTCAGCAAATAGCTTTTCTGCCGGTTTTCGGAGTATATTGTTAAGAATGTTTAGTCTACCCCTGTGTGGCATGCCGATAATGAACTCCTGTATACCCAGCTCTGCACCATGTTCGATAACGGCATCGAGCGCTGGAACCAGCGCTTCGGCACCTTCGAGTGAAAATCGTTTCTGTCCCACAAATTTTTTGTGGATAAATTGCTCGAATCCAACGGCATGAACTAGGTGCCAGTACACATGCTTGCGCTCTTCCGGAGAATACTTGGTTAGGTTTTGGGTAGACTCCATTTTATACCGCAGCCACTCCACAACATCAGGTTTGCGGATGTAGGTATACTCCACACCAACCGATGCACAGTAGGTCTGCTCTAGATGGCTAACAATTTGACGTAGTGAGGCAGAACCAATGCCGATGGTTTTGCCTGCCTGAAAAACGGTATCGAGGTCTTCGCTAGATAAGCCAAAGTTGTCGATATCGAGGGTAGGAGAGTAGGTCCTTCTTTTTCTTACCGGGTTGGTTTGGGTGAAAAGATGTCCCCTCTTGCGGTAGCTATCGATGAGGTTGAGCACCTTGAACTCCTTGTCGAATTCACCCGAAGGATGGTCGCCGTAGGTGGTGCGAGCTAGCTCAAACCCCTTAAAAAAGGAGCGCCAACTCTCGTCCACGCTTTCTGGGTTGGAACGGTAGCGCTGGTAAAGCTCATCAATGGCTTCAATTTCAGAATTGCCTACAAATGAAAATTTATCCATACTGTTTTACTTTGATCGTGGTAAAGACTTCTCAGCCATGTAGCCGAAAAGTTTTTTGTGTTTAATGGCGTCCGAAACGTATTTGGGAACCATAGTCTCCCATTCGGGATCGTTTTGGCGTATTTTTTCCAACACCACATGAGGGTGTATGTGAAGCCACTCCTTTTTTGCCTTAGTTATTTCAAGAATTTTTCGGTTGGCCTTTAAGTAGAGGTAAAGAGGTGCAATATCATCGGGAAGTTTGAGATCGCCGGAATGAACCAATTCGCCGGTTTTCTCATTTAATTCTGGGTAAACGTACACTTTCGTATTTGCTGGAAAGAGCCGTCCAAAGGCTTCCAGTATTCCTCCTTTCAGGTCGGTGTAGTATTGCTTATCGAAAACCTTGCGAAAGGTGGGTATGCCAATTACAATGCGTAGCTTCTTTATTTTGAAGCAAGAGAAGTATGTTACCAACTTATAGTATTCGCGATAGTTGGAAATCATCACGTTTTGGCCCATGCCGTTGAGCAGGTTCACGCGGTCGAGAAAGTCGCGCTCGTCAATTTCCCCTTCGTTCAGCAGGTTGTTCAGCGTTATCTCGCAGAGCGATAGCGTGCTATCGCGTGAGTATTCCGGGTCGGATTTGAAAATGGCGTAGCTGGTTTTGAGCATGTCGAATCCAACGTAGGTGATGGGGCGAAAGAAACCTCTGAAAGCCAGTACGTTTTTCTTGTAGAGCATGTCCGATGGTTGTCGCACCTCGCCGTGTCGGTCAAATATGGTAGCAGTGGTCATGCCATTCTTCACCAGCTGCACTCCCAGCAGCTTATTGTCCACCCAGGTGAGGTCAGGTCCGCTCATGCGTATCATGGTTACCTCAATACGGTCGTTGTCGAGGTTGTCCATGAGCGATTGCAGAAAGGTGTTTGGCCTGTCGATGCTTTTAAAGCAAGCCCAGATAAGGTTTACGCCAAGCGTTCCCAGCGTGTATTGCTGAAGCAGTGGGTCGTTCTCCTGCAGGTTGACGTGTATTACCACCTCGTTGGCCCTGCCGCGCTCGTTCATCTCGAACCGAACACCCAGCCAACCGTGCCCTTGGTTGGTTTTGGCGAAGTTGATGGTCTCCACCGTATTGGCAAAGGCGAAGAAGCGGGTGTCGGGGCCGTGCTTATCCCCCAGTACGTCGATGAGCTCCGTGTATTCGTGATTGAGCATGCGGTGCAGCCGTTCCTCAGAAACGTAACGGTCGGGCAGGCCCTCGTTGTAGAGGTGATCGGAGAAGGTCTTGTCGTAGGCGGATATGCTTTTAGCAATGGTGCCCGAGGCTCCACCCGCCTGAAAGAATGCTCGAGCCACCTCCTGACCACCACCAATTTCGGCTAGTGTGCCGTAAATGGCATTATCCAGATTTATGCTGAGCGCCTTGCTCTTGGTGCTTTGAATTTCTCGTTCCATCGCTTTTGCCAGCTTTGCCTAAAGGTAGCAAACTTTGGCCAATGCTAGCCACTTTTTGCTTATTTCCTAAGGTAAACAAGCTTGTGGTGCAAAGGTTTTGGAAAATTGAAGAAATTGGGAGAAAAGGGAAAAGAAGATACAAGAAGGTATAGGAAGTTAGAAGAAGTTAGAAGAAGTAAAAGAAGTAAAAGAATGTGACCGTATGTAGGGACGAAATATTTTTCTCCTAAAATCATTCCAAGAACATACATAACCCACGGCTTCAGCCATGGGGATAAGGTCTCCTCTTGCGTGATCGATGCATGCTCAACAGTTGTTCAACGAAATGGAGATGCCATGCACCGCAATGGTTGAAGG
This Williamwhitmania sp. DNA region includes the following protein-coding sequences:
- the odhB gene encoding 2-oxoglutarate dehydrogenase complex dihydrolipoyllysine-residue succinyltransferase, translating into MVVEIKIPSPGESITEVEIASWLVEDGAAVEKDQEIAEVESDKATLPLLAAEGGKLKILAKPNTPIKVGSVACTIDTEAAGTTPAVKPAAPAPKAEPAATPEKKVEPKVASEPVTSTESKVKISPVARKVMEEEGLSVKDIINGLKRIGKHEVDLAKSGLSQTVNTIISQPLEATREEDRNRMSSLRRKLAQRLVTVKNETAMLTTFNEVDMSQVMELRKTYGKEFLEKFGVKLGFMSFFTKAVVEALKQHPSVNSMIDGEEIVTPRYYDIAIAVQTPKGLMVPVVRNAETLSIADIEHRIAELADRARSGKITLEEMTGGTFTITNGGIYGSMMSTPIINPPQSGILGMHNIVERPMAVNGKVEIRPMMYIALSYDHRVIDGKDSVEFLVNVKQMLENPEQMLLGGRRPDKLLLGL
- a CDS encoding 2-oxoglutarate dehydrogenase E1 component, producing MDKFSFVGNSEIEAIDELYQRYRSNPESVDESWRSFFKGFELARTTYGDHPSGEFDKEFKVLNLIDSYRKRGHLFTQTNPVRKRRTYSPTLDIDNFGLSSEDLDTVFQAGKTIGIGSASLRQIVSHLEQTYCASVGVEYTYIRKPDVVEWLRYKMESTQNLTKYSPEERKHVYWHLVHAVGFEQFIHKKFVGQKRFSLEGAEALVPALDAVIEHGAELGIQEFIIGMPHRGRLNILNNILRKPAEKLFAEFMGERYDENIALGDVKYHLGYDNKITTDKGKEVFLSMLPNPSHLEMVGPVAEGIARARIDHRYGKDFNKVAPIIIHGDAAMAGQGVVYETIQMSHLKGYTTGGTIHLVINNQVGFTTNYLDARSSTYCTDVAKVTQSPVFHVNGDDPEALIHTIKLAVEYRQTFHTDVFIDILCYRKYGHNEGDEPRFTQPTLYDAIAKHLNPRDIYANFLMKEGIINADEAKLIQKEYDDDLDAKLELAKTFKKVTIKHFLEEDWKGFRHSVATDFNTSPTTGVPLKTLHALFSKINTLPDGKPFFKKLAKLLDDRKQMVENNKLDWAIGELLAYASIAAEGHPVRLSGQDSERGTFSHRHAAFNVEDSDEKYFPLQHIADNQAPVHVYNSHLSEYGVMGFEYGYALGSPNGLTIWEAQFGDFYNVAQPIIDQYISSAEDKWGLLNGLTLLLPHGYEGQGPEHSSARLERFLTLCAHNNMQVVNPTTPANMFHLLRRQVKREFTLPLVVLTPKSLLRHPKCVSTMHDLSTGAFQEVINDPNTDPESVLRVVLCSGKIYYDLLARKEQHEARDIAIIRIEQLYPFPKEQVLNALASYPNAIQYLWVQEEPENMGAWNFVNSQLPRLEIKPVTRQASGSPAVGLSKLHFLEQEEIIGKVFRKCDCELKNKYCGLQCKVGSARKNVKVERDVIFEKE